In Alkalimarinus alittae, the DNA window CAAAAAAGTAGTCGTTTTGGCCCCCCACCCAGACGACGAAGTCTTTGGCTGTGGTGGCACGCTTAACCAAATGGCCAACGCAGGCGCAGACATTACCGTACTCATCGTTACCGACGGCGTGCTCCGCAGTGAACACACCCATCAAAACACACCAGCCGCCATAGCCGAATTTAAAGCACAAGCAAAAAAGCGCCATGACGAGTCAATAAAAGCGGCTAAAACACTTAATTACCCAGCGCCTATTTTTTTAGGGCTGCAAGATGGCGAACTATTACAAAACGGTAATCTCGCAAACGACATCAAAAAACACCTGGCAAACACCCCTTACGACCTACTATTAGCCCCATCAATATGGGAGATGCACCGCGACCACCGGGCCGTAGCACAAGCCGCCCTCACCCTTATAAAAGAAGCCCCCCATAACTGCCAGCTTGCATTTTACGAAGTTGGTGTTCCCCTCCTCCCCAATTACATGGTCGATATAAGTAACAGCCAACCTCAAAAAAATGAGGCCATGCAGCACTTTCAGTCACAGCTAACCACACAGGCATATGCCGATCAAATACGCGGACTAAACCGGTTTCGCAGCTACACCCTAGGGCCAGACGTAACCACTGCTGAAGCGTTTCACTTAGTTTCTAATAGCCACACCACACTATTTGCAACCCTGCACGCACCCAGCCAATGCACACTCGCCTTAATAGAAGCAGAGCAAACAATACAAAACCTCAAAGCCCGACCCGCTGAAGTGTCGAGCATGACTAGGCAACCCAAAAAACACAAAGAAGATAAAACAGAAATAGAGGCGCTACGAAAAGCACTAATTCAAGCACAACAGCACACAACTGCATTACAAAACACACTAAGTTGGCGCATCACCGCCCCCCTGCGCGCATTAAAAATACTTTATCGCCACCTAAATTATAGCGAAAAATAAAATGTCAACCCACAGACTTGAAATTATTACACTTATTTTACAAAAAATAACCTTATTATATACAAAAAGATGTATACTAAGCTGGCAGATAGAGGCTAGTATGCCTCCAACAAAGTCACTCACTACTAAAACGTTAATTAAAACCATTATAAAATTAACAAGGATGTAAACAATCAATGTAAATATCATATCCAACTAAACAAAGCACACAGGCCCTTATTTCACAGAAATTAACTATTGACGATACTTAAATCACCAATTATCATCTATTTGACGATAGGGCATGTTTTGCATCTGTGTATGTAACCAAATCGTAATATTTCACAGCTACTATAAAACGCAGCAATAAAAACAGAGCGAATAGAGCGTGAAAAGAACACCAAAATTTTTTAGTTCACATTAGTGAGTTAATAAATACTTAAGAAGATAACCTTTGATCAAGGAGTTTTTAAATGGCTATAACAGCTATCCAACGCACAGAACTTGTCTCATTACTTGTAGGCATGTTCGATGCAGCACCCTCTGCAGAAATCTTAACTGAATTTGTTGCATACTTCGAAGCGGGCGATTCAATTACAGATATCGCTAACAACTTGGATGACACTGAAGTTTTTCAGTCAATGTATCCAACTTGGTTCACAAACGAAGATTTTGCCAGCAAGTTCACTAAAACTATCATGGACGGCAATACCGACGCAGCAGGCCTAGCAGTAGCCACTAGCGAAGTACTTGCTCTACTAAACGCAGGTTATTCTCAAGGCGAAACAGCAAAAATTGCAACTGACTTCCTAATGGCTGTCGATGCAACTGACGTTGTTTTCGGTCAAGCAGGTCTTGCATTACAAAACAAAACTGAAGTTGCAACGTATCACGCAACTCAACTACTTAACGCCGACTCTTCACTAGCAAGCCTACAAGCGGTTCTTGCAAGCGTAAACGCAACTCAACAATCAGTTGACGACGTTAAAGCACTAATCGACTTAGGTGTAACAAGCACTGCAGATTTCGATCAGATGCTAACAACTGGTCAAGATAACCTTACTGGCACCGCTGGTAATGACTCTTTTGCAGCGTGGATATTCAACAACTCAAACTCTGCACAATCTGGCGACATGATCAATGGCGGCGAAGGTACAGATACATTAGTAGCTGAACTTGGCAACTCTGCAGGTTTCGCTATCGCACTTAAGACTTACTCTGTAGAAGTCGCTCACTTCCGTGCACAAGCATCAAATAATGTTGACGCAAACGGCGATAACGACAACAGCGCTGGCGGTATCGACAAGTTCGCACAGGTTGACGCTCAAGACATGAACGGAACAACTCAGTTCTGGTCTACTGAAAGCCGTGCAAACCTTCACATCGAAGACGTTCGCAACAACAGCCACGAGACAACTCTAGGCTGGAGAAGTGCAGACGCCGGTAATGTAAACTACGAAGTTTACTTCGACACTCAGCACATCACTAAGCCTGGTGCAACAACAGCTAACTCTCAGCTTTTCTTAGAAGTGTTAGACTTGGCAGGCATGAAAAACTATGACGAACCATTACGAGACAACCCTTACACGGGTGTTTCTTTTAAGATGAAAGCAGCTGACGGTACAGAAACTGTCATCACTGTTTCTGCAGAGAATCCCGTGAGTGGCCCAAGTGCAACTTACCAAGAACTTGCAGACGGCATCAACGCTCTACTTATCGAACAAGGTTACACAGCAATAACTGCTGCTTTGGGTAGCGACTTTGGCGCTATCAACTCTACTGACGGTGTCACATACGAAGGAACAACCATCGTATTAACCAACAGCGGCCCAGAAGTTCTTGAAGGCATTGGCTGGACCACAAACGGCACCGTACCAGCTTCAAGCAACGTACACACCGATATCGATGACACTGCACCATTAACATCAACTACATTAACCCAGGTTGATGTAATTCTTGATAACGTAGGTCGTGGCTCTAAGTCTGCAGACTTTGTTGCGGGTAACATCTCTCAGAATGCAAGCGTTGGATTAGAATCTAACTCAAGAGGCATTCAGCAGTTCAACATCGATGTTGACCGTAACAGCTGGGTGAACGAGATTCGTTCAACTAACAACACGTTAGAAGAAGTGTACGTTGAAAGCATTGGTGCAGAAGGCAGCATCCGCATCGACGCACTTCAAGATGTACGTGTGTTCGACGCAACAGGAATGAAGAATAGCGTAGCTGTAACTGCAGATTTATCTGATAATGTTATTACTAAGTACTTCAACCTAAAAGACGTAGCTAGCAACGTAGCATCTGACAACATTGTGTTTGAATACACTACCGCGGCATCTGATGACACTATAAACCTTACAGTTTCAGAAAAAGCTGCAGCTCACGAAGACTTTAAACTATTGGTAAATACAGGTGCAGGTAATGACCAGGTTACTATCAATGTAGACGCGGCAACATCAGAAATGTTAGCTGACCAAGCAGCCTTAAACAATATTGTTATTTCTACAGGTGCAGGTGACGATACTGTAAGAACTATAGGTAATGGTGTAGCAACTATCACTACAGGCACTGGTAACGATACTGTTTATTCAGATAACTCTGGTGATAAAGCTATCTGGTTATTTAATGCAGACAACACAGATGAAACGAATATCCAAGGTAGCGGTGCAGGTGCACCACAATTGCTATACAAAGCTCAGCTGACTGTAACTTACTCTGCTGGTTCTGTTGGTTTAGGTGGTGGTGTCACGACTGCCGCTGCAGCAGCTGGTTTAAACGGTTTTGAGTCAACTGTAACCATCCCAACCACAAACTACGTGGGTAACGATGCTTCAATCAACCAAGCCATTAAAGATGCAATTAACAATGACTCAGTGTTGAGCAAGTTCTTGTTAGCTGAAGATGGACCGAATCACTCTTTAGTTATCAAATCTCTTGTTGATGGTGTGTACGCATCAACTGACGTAGATGTAAGCATAACCGCTGCAAGTTTCGCAGATTTATCTGCCTCTGAGCAAGCTGGAGTTATATCTGCCGGAAGAACATTAGCTGCTGACTCTACAGCAGTTATCGATCAAACTACTCTTGACAATTCAGTAATTGCTGCAAATGCTGCAGTTGATGTTACTATATCAGCAGGTGAAGTTGGTACAGATAGCAATCAAGGTCAAAACGACAACATTATTAATGTTGGCTCTGGCGATGACGTAATTGCTTTGTCTACTGTTGCTCTCTCTGTAGAAACAATTGTATTTACAGAAACAAACATCGGCAGCAATACCATCGCTAACTTCACTACTGGTGCACTTAACGGCGACATCCTAGACTTTACTGCATACCTTGATAACCTAGAAAGCGTAACAGGTAGCAGCGAGTCACAGGTAGCTATTACAGGTACGTTTGGAATAGAAAGTGTAGCTGGCGGCGCAGTACTTGACGGAAACTCAATTACTGTTATTAATGATTTTGCTCAGTCTGGTACCAAGACGTTTGCAAACTTAACTGCTTCTGCACTTAAAGATGCA includes these proteins:
- a CDS encoding beta strand repeat-containing protein, which encodes MAITAIQRTELVSLLVGMFDAAPSAEILTEFVAYFEAGDSITDIANNLDDTEVFQSMYPTWFTNEDFASKFTKTIMDGNTDAAGLAVATSEVLALLNAGYSQGETAKIATDFLMAVDATDVVFGQAGLALQNKTEVATYHATQLLNADSSLASLQAVLASVNATQQSVDDVKALIDLGVTSTADFDQMLTTGQDNLTGTAGNDSFAAWIFNNSNSAQSGDMINGGEGTDTLVAELGNSAGFAIALKTYSVEVAHFRAQASNNVDANGDNDNSAGGIDKFAQVDAQDMNGTTQFWSTESRANLHIEDVRNNSHETTLGWRSADAGNVNYEVYFDTQHITKPGATTANSQLFLEVLDLAGMKNYDEPLRDNPYTGVSFKMKAADGTETVITVSAENPVSGPSATYQELADGINALLIEQGYTAITAALGSDFGAINSTDGVTYEGTTIVLTNSGPEVLEGIGWTTNGTVPASSNVHTDIDDTAPLTSTTLTQVDVILDNVGRGSKSADFVAGNISQNASVGLESNSRGIQQFNIDVDRNSWVNEIRSTNNTLEEVYVESIGAEGSIRIDALQDVRVFDATGMKNSVAVTADLSDNVITKYFNLKDVASNVASDNIVFEYTTAASDDTINLTVSEKAAAHEDFKLLVNTGAGNDQVTINVDAATSEMLADQAALNNIVISTGAGDDTVRTIGNGVATITTGTGNDTVYSDNSGDKAIWLFNADNTDETNIQGSGAGAPQLLYKAQLTVTYSAGSVGLGGGVTTAAAAAGLNGFESTVTIPTTNYVGNDASINQAIKDAINNDSVLSKFLLAEDGPNHSLVIKSLVDGVYASTDVDVSITAASFADLSASEQAGVISAGRTLAADSTAVIDQTTLDNSVIAANAAVDVTISAGEVGTDSNQGQNDNIINVGSGDDVIALSTVALSVETIVFTETNIGSNTIANFTTGALNGDILDFTAYLDNLESVTGSSESQVAITGTFGIESVAGGAVLDGNSITVINDFAQSGTKTFANLTASALKDAIKTTGTVAHANIVDATLNTTGANADLVGSTRDHIVMIENDLNAGEYKVFHLTDDNTGAEFATVSLLGTIDLGSDATALVGTNFA
- a CDS encoding PIG-L deacetylase family protein, with translation MNFEQLITPYNSHHTLPGKKVVVLAPHPDDEVFGCGGTLNQMANAGADITVLIVTDGVLRSEHTHQNTPAAIAEFKAQAKKRHDESIKAAKTLNYPAPIFLGLQDGELLQNGNLANDIKKHLANTPYDLLLAPSIWEMHRDHRAVAQAALTLIKEAPHNCQLAFYEVGVPLLPNYMVDISNSQPQKNEAMQHFQSQLTTQAYADQIRGLNRFRSYTLGPDVTTAEAFHLVSNSHTTLFATLHAPSQCTLALIEAEQTIQNLKARPAEVSSMTRQPKKHKEDKTEIEALRKALIQAQQHTTALQNTLSWRITAPLRALKILYRHLNYSEK